In Ignavibacteriales bacterium, the genomic window TGACTTCCTTTATTCCAATAGAATTATTCTTAGTAGGAAAGGTTACGACCTAAATCAAATACTCGCACCATATTTTTAGGTTAAAGATTAATAAATACTTTGTTTAATTGAAAATTAAATCGTACTAAAAAGTTAAAAGTAAAATATGAGGACTTATTATTACCAAATAGAGTGGGAAATATTAATACAGCCCGGCTAAATTCAGTTACATATAAAGAGTTTAACATTTATAATACATTTTCGATTATTTAACTGAAAATTTAATAGGATGATTTTAAGGATAAAAATTAATGCAAGAAATATCTCTTGATTATTTGACAAACGAAGGAACTACACTTGATTATATTCTGAATGGAATAACTGACGGTATTTACATAGTTAATAAAGAAAAGAAAATCATCTTTTGGAATAAAGGAGCACAGGAAATAACTGGTTATACTCAAAAAGAAGTACTGGGCTATAAATGCTCTGAGGATATACTTAACCATATTGATGAAAATGGTATAGCACTTTGTAAAAATGGTTGCCCTTTGCATAAAACACTTACCAACGGTAAAGTAAATAAACTTAAAATATTTCCGCTGCATAAAAATGGTAACAGGTTTCCAGTTAAGTCACATATATCTGCAATCAAAAATAAAGATGGAAATATAATTGGTGCAATTGAAGTCTTTAGAGATATTTCCCAGGAAGAAGAATTAAGAGTTTTACAGGAAAAATTTAATAACCTGATAAAAAAATATGTTTCGAGTGCAACTGTAGAAAGTGTAATGTCGCAGGTATTAAATGGAGTAAAAAGAACTTCAAAGATGCGTGATTTAACGATCCTGATCTTAGATGTTGTTCAGTTTTCCACATTTTCAGAAAAACACTCTGCAGAAGATGCTGCTGCCTTGCTAAATGAACTTTTTGGCTTGTGTGAATTAATAACTAAAGAGTACTTTGGAGACATTGATAAATTTATTGGTGATGCTATAATGGCTGTTTTTATAGATGCAAATGATGCTGTTATGGCTGCAGAAAAAATTTTAATAGCTCTTGATAGTTTAAATGAAAAAAGGGTAAGAGAAAAATTAGATTCAATTAGTGTTAGGATTGCTATAAACAGCGGGCAAGTTATTCAGGCAGAAATCGGCACGATTGAAAGAAAAGAATTAACTGTGATTGGTGGAGTTGTAAATACAGCCTCACATATAGAAAAGTTTTGTTCTCCAAATTCAATTTCAATTACAGAAGCAACATTAGCAAGGCTTAAAAATGCTTCCGTCTTTTCATTTGAAAAAAGAATACAAGTAAAAGGGAAAAAAGAACCTGTTTCTATATTTACATTTTTCCCTACTTCAATTATGAAATTTAAAAATTCAAAATCTAATTAATCTATCAATTACATTATTCTTTTAAGCGTGCGGATTTATATACTTTGATTATCCCATTTTTGTTTAATCTACGTAAATTTATCAACCAATATTTATTAAATACTAGCGTACAAATTCCGAGTTGATATTATATATACTTTATAAACCCGAAAAATATTTTGTATCTTACAACCACTTCAAACAACCAACGAACTTAAAAGGAACTTATTTTGTTAAATGAAATATAATTTTCTTTTGCATATATTAATCGTAGTTATGTAAGAAAATTTTAAAACAAACCGGTAATTAAATTGGAAAAGACCAATGACATTTTAAGAGAAAAAGCAAAAGATTCTAATTCTCTTAAAGATACAATTTCTGTTGAAACGACTGACATATCGAAAGACGAAATGTCTGGTAGACCTGCTCTAACGATAAATGAAAAAGGAGAGAAGGTTCTTGTCTTTAGCGACCCGCTATATTCCAGAGAGAAGCGAAGCGTAGTTAATTATGCAGTCTTTAAAGGTAAATGGGAATTTGAAAACATTGATGAACTTGAAGAAACTGATGAAGAAAAATGCGCTGTAAAATTTACTCCAACAGGTGATAA contains:
- a CDS encoding adenylate/guanylate cyclase domain-containing protein; this encodes MQEISLDYLTNEGTTLDYILNGITDGIYIVNKEKKIIFWNKGAQEITGYTQKEVLGYKCSEDILNHIDENGIALCKNGCPLHKTLTNGKVNKLKIFPLHKNGNRFPVKSHISAIKNKDGNIIGAIEVFRDISQEEELRVLQEKFNNLIKKYVSSATVESVMSQVLNGVKRTSKMRDLTILILDVVQFSTFSEKHSAEDAAALLNELFGLCELITKEYFGDIDKFIGDAIMAVFIDANDAVMAAEKILIALDSLNEKRVREKLDSISVRIAINSGQVIQAEIGTIERKELTVIGGVVNTASHIEKFCSPNSISITEATLARLKNASVFSFEKRIQVKGKKEPVSIFTFFPTSIMKFKNSKSN